The proteins below are encoded in one region of Desulfovibrio sp. TomC:
- a CDS encoding (deoxy)nucleoside triphosphate pyrophosphohydrolase: MSPGRKVVAVVAAVIWRDGRYLGVRRPEGKPMAGAYEFPGGKIEPGETPDMALARELGEELGITPTAIAFFREKAHSYEHLSVHLHFFHVRAFDGEPLPLEGQDLEWLTPQEGRMRPFLEADRDIVDALVLEER, translated from the coding sequence GTGAGCCCAGGCCGCAAGGTTGTGGCCGTCGTGGCCGCCGTCATCTGGCGGGACGGGCGCTATCTGGGCGTACGTCGGCCTGAGGGCAAGCCCATGGCCGGAGCCTATGAATTTCCCGGCGGCAAAATCGAGCCGGGGGAGACGCCGGATATGGCCCTGGCCCGGGAGCTTGGCGAGGAATTGGGCATCACGCCCACTGCAATTGCCTTTTTCCGGGAAAAAGCGCATTCCTACGAACACCTTTCGGTCCATCTGCATTTTTTCCACGTCCGCGCCTTTGACGGGGAACCGCTTCCCCTGGAAGGCCAGGACCTGGAATGGCTGACCCCGCAGGAAGGCCGGATGCGGCCGTTTCTGGAAGCGGACCGTGACATCGTTGACGCACTGGTATTGGAAGAACGCTGA
- a CDS encoding 3-isopropylmalate dehydratase small subunit, whose product MYHGTAHTVGAHIDTDAIIPARFLVTTDPDELGANCMEGLEAGWIKKVKKGDIMVAGENFGCGSSREHAPVALLGAGIPVVIAHSYARIFYRNGFNMGLVLLEIGDDVSKIHDGDELKVDADSGIIENVTTGVSIQCKPVPPFMQGILDKGGLIPYVQDRLAERAS is encoded by the coding sequence ATGTACCACGGTACAGCACATACGGTCGGCGCGCATATCGACACCGACGCCATCATTCCGGCCCGTTTTCTGGTCACTACCGATCCTGACGAACTCGGAGCCAACTGCATGGAAGGCCTGGAAGCGGGCTGGATCAAGAAAGTTAAAAAAGGCGACATCATGGTCGCCGGCGAAAACTTCGGCTGCGGCTCGTCGCGCGAGCACGCCCCGGTGGCCCTGCTCGGCGCAGGCATCCCCGTGGTCATCGCCCACAGCTACGCCCGCATCTTCTACCGCAACGGCTTCAACATGGGCCTCGTGCTGCTGGAAATCGGCGACGACGTGTCCAAAATCCACGACGGCGACGAACTCAAAGTCGATGCCGATAGCGGCATCATCGAAAACGTCACCACCGGCGTTTCCATCCAATGCAAACCCGTGCCGCCTTTTATGCAGGGCATCCTCGACAAAGGCGGCCTCATCCCCTACGTCCAGGATCGCTTAGCCGAGCGGGCTTCATAA
- the leuB gene encoding 3-isopropylmalate dehydrogenase produces MRYNICVMPGDGIGPEIVAEAMKVLETVGKKFGLEFGFSEALIGGAAIDATGSPLPEATIAACKAADAVLLGAVGGPKWDTIDPAIRPEKGLLGIRKALGLFANLRPAKLFPELAAACCLRPDIVGKGLDVMVIRELTGGAYFGEPRGIEERGGEQVGFNTMIYAEHEVRRIAKVGFETARKRGGKLCSVDKANVLDVSRLWRAVVLEVAKDYPDVELSHMYVDNAAMQLVRDPSQFDVIVTENLFGDILSDEAAVITGSIGMLPSASLGEANPGLYEPIHGSAPDIAGQDKANPLATILSLAMMLKHSFDQTAAAEAIEVACAKVLAEGYRTGDIMEPGKQLVGCKAMGDLVVARLA; encoded by the coding sequence ATGCGTTACAATATATGCGTCATGCCGGGGGATGGGATCGGGCCGGAGATTGTGGCCGAGGCTATGAAGGTTCTGGAGACGGTCGGGAAGAAATTTGGGTTGGAGTTTGGGTTTAGTGAGGCGCTCATTGGCGGCGCGGCCATTGATGCCACGGGTAGCCCGTTGCCTGAGGCGACGATTGCCGCTTGCAAGGCGGCCGATGCGGTGCTGTTGGGAGCGGTTGGCGGCCCGAAGTGGGACACCATTGATCCGGCCATCCGTCCGGAGAAGGGGCTGCTTGGCATTCGCAAGGCCCTGGGGCTTTTCGCCAATCTGCGTCCGGCCAAGCTGTTCCCGGAGTTGGCGGCGGCCTGCTGTCTGCGTCCCGATATCGTGGGTAAAGGCCTTGACGTCATGGTCATCCGCGAACTGACCGGTGGGGCCTATTTTGGCGAACCGCGCGGCATCGAGGAGCGCGGCGGCGAGCAGGTCGGTTTCAACACCATGATCTACGCCGAGCACGAGGTGCGCCGCATCGCCAAGGTCGGTTTCGAGACAGCCCGCAAGCGTGGCGGCAAGCTGTGCTCTGTGGACAAGGCCAACGTGCTGGACGTTTCGCGTCTGTGGCGGGCGGTGGTCCTCGAAGTGGCCAAGGACTATCCGGATGTCGAGCTGTCGCACATGTACGTGGATAACGCGGCCATGCAGCTGGTGCGCGATCCGTCCCAGTTCGACGTCATCGTGACCGAGAATCTTTTTGGCGATATCCTGTCGGATGAGGCGGCGGTCATCACCGGCTCCATTGGCATGCTGCCCTCGGCCTCGTTGGGTGAAGCCAATCCGGGCCTGTACGAGCCGATCCACGGTTCGGCCCCGGACATCGCCGGTCAGGACAAGGCCAATCCCCTGGCCACCATCCTGTCGCTGGCCATGATGCTCAAGCATTCTTTTGACCAGACGGCTGCGGCCGAGGCCATTGAAGTGGCGTGCGCCAAGGTGCTGGCCGAGGGCTACCGCACCGGCGACATCATGGAGCCGGGCAAGCAGCTTGTCGGCTGCAAGGCCATGGGCGATCTGGTCGTGGCGCGCTTGGCGTAG
- a CDS encoding methyl-accepting chemotaxis protein, producing MGVRSKLYLLLGVCVFGFACSFATEQVGKHYTEKYRNLEELAANAHLELLQGRREEKNFLLRLDPAYVETAFRHVDKVRADVEQLVRLDTAMESETRSALSELAAYRKGFEALADLQKVKGYTENDGLMRDFVYAARDLDEKFKPVTDKDFQILLLTIRRHEKNWQLRDEDSYVSRVADGVKKLHTMVKADEALTPEQKKGFDAVIDTYQRSFTAYVEASAKAKTVTAAMVESGRGLMPHFEKIEDFYAARRTQMQSTVETAQVVVQAALGLVLLLVVLWIIRGITGSLAALGVYSRQVASGDLTARPTGRFEVEFAALRDDITAMVDNLEEKMRLVEDRQAEAARQAMAAKEAMHATMRKEEELAENMARMQAVAEQAADISRRLSEAAENLSSQTEQSAAGVELQRRRVDETATAVSQMNATILEIASSAGSAAQAAVTTRDNAVTGAEVVRQAGESMSTVNGIATELKGDMANLGQEAQSIGQVVGVINDIADQTNLLALNAAIEAARAGEAGRGFAVVADEVRKLAEKTMVATKEVESRIRAIQDAAGRNIRSMDQAVDAVSDANALAGRSGEAILAIVGNADATSSEVQSIAASAEEQSAASEQISRAITEISGVAEDNVAGVEATSRAAHALADMAEELGQLIVELRGGERRSRGGRKALAA from the coding sequence ATGGGCGTTCGAAGTAAGTTGTATCTGCTGCTTGGCGTATGCGTCTTCGGATTTGCCTGTTCGTTTGCAACGGAGCAGGTAGGGAAGCACTACACCGAGAAGTATAGGAATCTTGAGGAGTTGGCGGCCAACGCCCATCTGGAACTGCTCCAGGGCCGGCGCGAGGAGAAGAATTTTCTGCTGCGTCTCGACCCGGCCTATGTCGAAACGGCGTTTCGCCATGTCGACAAGGTTCGCGCCGACGTTGAACAGCTCGTGCGGTTGGACACGGCCATGGAGAGCGAGACCCGCTCGGCCCTGAGTGAACTGGCCGCCTATCGCAAAGGATTTGAAGCCCTGGCCGATCTCCAGAAAGTGAAAGGCTACACCGAAAACGACGGGTTGATGCGCGATTTCGTGTATGCCGCCCGGGATCTGGACGAGAAGTTCAAACCGGTGACGGACAAGGATTTCCAGATACTGCTGTTGACCATCCGGCGACACGAGAAGAACTGGCAGTTACGTGATGAGGACAGCTACGTGTCGCGGGTGGCCGATGGGGTGAAGAAGCTGCATACCATGGTCAAGGCCGATGAGGCCCTGACGCCTGAGCAGAAAAAGGGTTTTGACGCCGTCATTGACACCTATCAGCGCAGTTTCACCGCCTACGTGGAGGCTTCGGCCAAGGCCAAAACGGTCACGGCGGCCATGGTGGAGAGCGGCCGGGGGCTCATGCCGCATTTCGAGAAGATCGAGGATTTCTACGCGGCCCGGCGCACCCAGATGCAGTCGACCGTGGAAACGGCCCAGGTTGTGGTGCAGGCGGCCCTTGGGCTGGTGCTGCTGCTCGTGGTGCTGTGGATCATTCGCGGCATCACCGGTTCCCTGGCCGCCCTGGGGGTCTATTCCAGGCAAGTGGCGTCGGGCGATCTGACTGCCCGGCCGACCGGCCGTTTTGAGGTGGAGTTTGCCGCCCTGCGCGACGACATCACGGCCATGGTGGACAACCTTGAAGAAAAGATGCGGCTCGTGGAAGATCGGCAGGCCGAGGCGGCCCGGCAGGCCATGGCGGCCAAGGAGGCCATGCACGCCACCATGCGCAAGGAAGAAGAGCTGGCCGAGAACATGGCCCGAATGCAGGCCGTGGCCGAGCAGGCAGCGGATATTTCCCGGCGTCTGTCCGAGGCGGCTGAGAATCTGTCCAGCCAGACCGAACAGTCGGCGGCCGGGGTCGAACTCCAGCGCCGCCGGGTGGACGAAACCGCAACGGCCGTCAGCCAGATGAACGCCACCATTTTGGAGATCGCCTCCAGTGCCGGCTCGGCCGCCCAGGCCGCAGTCACCACCCGCGACAATGCCGTGACCGGGGCCGAGGTGGTGCGTCAGGCCGGGGAGTCCATGTCCACGGTCAACGGCATCGCTACGGAACTCAAGGGCGACATGGCGAATCTCGGCCAGGAGGCCCAGTCCATCGGCCAGGTGGTGGGCGTTATTAACGATATTGCCGATCAGACCAACCTGTTGGCCCTGAACGCCGCCATTGAGGCGGCCCGGGCCGGCGAGGCCGGACGCGGCTTTGCCGTAGTGGCCGATGAGGTCAGGAAGCTGGCGGAAAAGACCATGGTGGCCACCAAGGAAGTGGAATCGCGTATCCGGGCCATCCAGGACGCAGCCGGTCGCAACATTCGCAGCATGGATCAGGCCGTGGACGCTGTTTCCGACGCCAATGCCCTGGCCGGCCGTTCCGGCGAGGCCATCCTGGCCATTGTCGGCAATGCCGACGCCACGAGTTCCGAGGTGCAGTCCATTGCCGCCTCGGCCGAGGAGCAGTCTGCGGCCTCGGAGCAGATCAGCCGGGCGATAACCGAAATAAGCGGCGTGGCCGAGGACAATGTGGCCGGGGTCGAGGCCACGAGCCGGGCCGCCCATGCCCTGGCCGACATGGCCGAGGAACTGGGCCAGCTCATTGTCGAGCTGCGTGGCGGCGAGCGCCGGAGCCGGGGCGGACGAAAAGCCCTGGCGGCCTAG
- a CDS encoding ABC-F family ATP-binding cassette domain-containing protein, which yields MAKVSLQNLSKAYAGRDLFKDFSLEIPGGTRLAIVGQNGAGKSTLLKLIAGVSEPDSGKVSLSTGARLGYVAQEMEESDLGMTLLTWVMAALPSWKEFWVRYDAAVAAGDAAALDALSHEQASMEHALGYNPEHRAKTILSGLGFEEKHFDSPISGLSGGWRERAKLARVLTAGADVLLLDEPTNHLDLEAVSWLESFLCAFAGVLIFVAHDRVFLDRVATHTLFLGEAKPIWRPGSFSQFLVWREEMEKQWERQAAAIDNKIKQHSVFIDRFRYKASKARQAQSKLKTVDKLNKEISALRGDRPDVRGRTLDFSLPEPERSDKTVCAAADLAYAWPGRDPLWPPLTFQLFRGQKVALVGHNGAGKTTLLKLIVGANKPTDGRIVLGTGVKIGYFSQHQTEILNTEAMVMAEMRRMAGPKATHLECCSTLGLFLLGEDYWERRVSELSGGEKSRLVLAGLFSTRANFLILDEPTNHLDLESREALVRALAEFTGTILMVAHDRYLLREAAGEVWSVGSDGITVYDEGYAAYEAAQMAEASACRVEDGEASAPLQRVSRQEDKERKRRVAEQRNALYRDIKPKRDVFEKLEAELEVLLTKQAEVEAVMADPETYAERELFAKLSKEYGELSRDAEDLLARMSVVEEEIADLEARRAALLEDA from the coding sequence ATGGCCAAAGTCAGTCTGCAAAATCTTTCCAAGGCCTATGCCGGCCGGGATCTGTTCAAGGATTTTTCCCTGGAGATTCCCGGCGGCACCCGGCTGGCCATTGTCGGCCAAAATGGCGCGGGTAAATCCACGCTCCTCAAGCTCATTGCCGGCGTGTCCGAACCGGACAGCGGCAAGGTGTCGCTCTCGACCGGCGCGCGCCTGGGCTACGTGGCCCAGGAGATGGAGGAGTCTGATCTGGGCATGACGCTTCTCACCTGGGTCATGGCCGCGCTGCCGTCCTGGAAGGAGTTCTGGGTCCGCTACGACGCGGCCGTGGCCGCCGGGGACGCCGCCGCTCTGGACGCGCTGTCCCACGAACAGGCCAGCATGGAGCATGCCCTGGGGTATAATCCCGAGCATCGGGCCAAGACCATCCTGTCGGGCCTGGGCTTTGAAGAAAAGCATTTTGACAGCCCCATATCCGGCCTGTCCGGCGGCTGGCGGGAGCGGGCCAAACTGGCCCGGGTGCTGACGGCCGGGGCCGATGTGCTGCTTCTCGACGAACCGACCAACCACCTGGATCTCGAAGCCGTGTCCTGGCTGGAATCGTTTTTGTGCGCCTTTGCCGGGGTGCTCATTTTCGTGGCCCACGACCGGGTCTTTCTCGACCGGGTGGCCACCCACACGCTCTTTCTCGGCGAGGCCAAGCCCATCTGGCGGCCGGGATCGTTCTCCCAATTCCTCGTGTGGCGCGAGGAGATGGAAAAGCAGTGGGAGCGCCAAGCTGCGGCCATTGACAACAAGATCAAGCAGCACAGTGTGTTCATCGACCGGTTCCGCTACAAGGCCAGCAAGGCGCGCCAAGCCCAGAGCAAGCTTAAGACCGTGGACAAGCTGAACAAGGAGATCTCGGCTCTGCGCGGCGACCGGCCCGATGTGCGCGGGCGCACCCTTGATTTCTCCCTGCCCGAGCCTGAGCGTTCGGACAAGACGGTCTGCGCCGCCGCCGATCTGGCCTATGCCTGGCCTGGGCGCGACCCGCTGTGGCCGCCGCTGACTTTTCAGTTGTTCCGGGGCCAGAAGGTGGCCCTGGTCGGGCACAACGGCGCAGGCAAGACCACGCTTTTAAAACTCATCGTCGGGGCCAACAAGCCGACCGACGGCCGCATTGTCCTCGGCACCGGGGTCAAGATCGGCTATTTCAGCCAGCACCAGACTGAAATTTTGAATACCGAAGCCATGGTCATGGCCGAGATGCGGCGTATGGCCGGGCCCAAGGCCACCCACCTGGAATGCTGTTCCACCCTCGGGCTTTTTCTCCTGGGCGAAGACTACTGGGAGCGCCGGGTTTCCGAACTGTCCGGCGGCGAGAAATCGCGGCTGGTCCTGGCCGGACTCTTTTCGACCCGGGCCAACTTCCTGATCCTGGACGAACCGACCAACCACCTGGACTTGGAAAGCCGCGAAGCCTTGGTGCGCGCCCTGGCCGAATTCACCGGCACCATCCTGATGGTTGCCCACGACCGCTATCTCTTGCGCGAGGCCGCCGGCGAGGTCTGGTCCGTGGGCTCGGACGGCATCACCGTCTACGACGAGGGCTACGCCGCCTACGAAGCCGCCCAGATGGCCGAGGCCTCGGCCTGCCGGGTGGAGGATGGCGAGGCCTCGGCTCCGCTTCAGCGGGTGTCGCGCCAGGAGGACAAGGAGCGCAAGCGCCGGGTGGCCGAGCAGCGCAATGCCCTCTACCGCGACATCAAGCCCAAGCGCGATGTTTTCGAGAAACTTGAGGCCGAGCTTGAGGTGCTGTTGACCAAGCAGGCCGAGGTCGAGGCGGTCATGGCCGACCCCGAGACCTATGCCGAGCGCGAACTGTTTGCCAAGCTCAGCAAGGAGTACGGCGAACTGTCCCGGGACGCCGAGGATTTGCTGGCCCGTATGTCCGTGGTCGAAGAGGAAATTGCCGATCTGGAAGCGCGCCGGGCGGCCCTTTTGGAGGATGCGTGA
- a CDS encoding aspartate-semialdehyde dehydrogenase, with translation MGRGELVVAVAGATGAVGREMLKTLEQRAFPAKTVKALASSRSAGTTVPYAGGELIVEEMTEKSFEGVDIALFSAGGSTSKQFAPFAVKSGCVVIDNSSAWRMDPKVPLVVPEVNPADVDWHKGIIANPNCSTIQMVVALKPLHDVGTIKRVIVSTYQAVSGTGQKAIAELETQVRQLFNSQEAENKVYPHQIAFNCLPQIDVFTDGDYTFEEIKMIKETNKIMGDDSIKVTATTVRVPVFYGHSESVNIETEKKITAKEARAILAQAPGVVVYDNPSEKIYPMPLMAAGEDAVFVGRIREDNTIDNGLHLWIVADNIRKGAALNAVQIAELLIARDKVRV, from the coding sequence ATGGGCAGGGGCGAGTTGGTTGTAGCTGTGGCCGGCGCCACGGGAGCCGTGGGTCGTGAGATGCTGAAGACCTTGGAACAGCGGGCGTTTCCGGCCAAAACCGTCAAGGCGCTGGCCTCGTCGCGTTCGGCCGGCACTACCGTGCCCTATGCCGGGGGCGAACTCATCGTCGAGGAGATGACTGAGAAATCCTTCGAAGGCGTCGATATCGCCCTTTTTTCCGCCGGCGGCTCAACCTCGAAACAGTTTGCCCCCTTCGCGGTCAAATCCGGCTGCGTGGTCATCGACAATTCCAGCGCCTGGCGCATGGACCCCAAGGTGCCGCTGGTCGTGCCCGAGGTCAATCCGGCCGACGTCGATTGGCACAAGGGCATCATCGCCAACCCCAACTGCTCGACCATTCAGATGGTGGTGGCCCTTAAGCCCCTGCACGATGTGGGCACGATCAAGCGCGTCATCGTCTCCACTTATCAGGCCGTGTCCGGCACCGGCCAAAAGGCCATCGCCGAACTGGAAACCCAGGTGCGCCAGCTCTTTAACAGCCAGGAAGCAGAGAACAAGGTCTATCCGCACCAGATCGCCTTTAACTGTCTGCCCCAGATCGACGTGTTCACCGATGGCGACTACACCTTCGAAGAAATCAAGATGATCAAGGAAACCAACAAGATCATGGGTGATGATTCGATCAAGGTGACGGCCACCACTGTGCGCGTGCCGGTCTTTTACGGCCACAGCGAATCGGTCAACATTGAGACCGAGAAAAAAATCACCGCCAAGGAAGCCCGGGCCATCCTGGCCCAGGCCCCGGGCGTGGTGGTCTACGACAACCCGTCTGAGAAGATCTATCCCATGCCGCTGATGGCTGCCGGCGAAGATGCGGTCTTTGTCGGGCGCATCCGCGAAGACAACACCATCGACAACGGCCTGCACCTGTGGATCGTGGCCGACAACATCCGCAAAGGCGCGGCCCTTAATGCCGTGCAGATCGCCGAACTGCTGATTGCCCGCGACAAGGTGCGCGTTTAA
- a CDS encoding aminotransferase class IV, producing the protein MADSVDAKTYLDRLLAAPRPGSDGVLAFYDHRIGVIGKDPRLMLIPLDDHLVHRGDGVFETLKYLGRRLYQIEPHFTRMERSAAAIHLAPPCSWEEVAALTLEVCRAGGADDGMVRVLIGRGPGGFGIDPAECPTPSLTIVAYGFHARPAASFAKGVTAFRTTIPAKQNYLARIKSIDYLPNVLMKREATERGEDYPVCYDHKGFLAEGATENICIVDAAGRFVVPELTNALTGTTLLRAIELLAGEVEVVFAGIREEDIATAREMFILGTTNDCLSIVRYNGKAVGDGQPGPVSLRLKERIVADIAASGTAF; encoded by the coding sequence ATGGCCGACAGCGTTGACGCCAAGACCTATCTCGACCGCCTGCTGGCCGCGCCGCGCCCCGGCAGCGACGGTGTCCTGGCCTTCTACGACCACCGCATCGGCGTCATCGGCAAAGACCCGCGCCTCATGCTCATTCCCCTCGACGACCACCTCGTGCACCGGGGCGACGGCGTCTTCGAGACGCTCAAATACCTCGGCCGCCGGCTGTATCAGATCGAACCGCACTTCACCCGCATGGAACGCTCGGCGGCAGCCATCCATCTGGCCCCGCCCTGCTCCTGGGAGGAAGTGGCCGCCCTGACCCTGGAGGTCTGCCGGGCCGGCGGGGCCGACGACGGCATGGTGCGCGTGCTGATCGGCCGCGGTCCGGGCGGGTTTGGCATCGATCCGGCCGAATGCCCAACCCCGAGCCTGACCATCGTGGCCTACGGCTTTCACGCCCGGCCGGCCGCCTCGTTTGCCAAGGGCGTGACCGCCTTTCGCACCACCATTCCGGCCAAACAGAACTACCTGGCCCGCATCAAATCCATCGACTATCTGCCAAACGTGCTCATGAAGCGCGAAGCCACCGAGCGCGGCGAAGACTACCCGGTGTGCTACGACCACAAGGGATTTCTGGCTGAAGGGGCTACCGAAAACATCTGCATCGTGGACGCCGCCGGCCGTTTTGTTGTGCCGGAACTGACCAATGCCCTGACCGGCACCACGCTGTTGCGGGCCATCGAGTTGCTCGCCGGCGAGGTCGAAGTGGTCTTTGCCGGCATCCGCGAAGAAGACATTGCCACGGCCCGGGAGATGTTCATCCTCGGCACGACGAACGACTGCCTGAGCATCGTGCGCTATAATGGAAAAGCCGTCGGCGACGGCCAGCCCGGGCCGGTCTCGCTGCGACTCAAGGAACGCATCGTGGCCGACATCGCTGCGAGCGGGACAGCGTTTTAG
- the leuC gene encoding 3-isopropylmalate dehydratase large subunit, with product MPATLAEKILQQHSDEQITGPGQIIRCRLSLVLSNDITAPLAIKSFKKMGAAAVFDKDKVAIVADHFTPNKDIASAEQVKVCREFAKEMGITHYFEGGNVGVEHALLPELGLVGPGDVIIGADSHTCTYGGLGAFATGMGSTDIAAGMALGETWFKVPPTIQVILTGTLRQYVGAKDLMLALIGTIGVSGALYKALEFTGDLAAALSVEGRMTMSNMAIEAGGKVGLFPVDAKTLAYAAAHGRTGDVALSADPNAVYERTVTINADGMEPQIACPHLPDNVKPVSAVAGLPIDQAVIGSCTNGRIEDLREAAAILKGRKVADSVRCIVLPATPNIWRQALAEGLIATFMDANCIVGPATCGPCLGGHMGILAGGERAIATTNRNFKGRMGSLESEVYLSGPAAAAAAAVAGEIIDPLKV from the coding sequence ATGCCCGCAACTTTAGCCGAGAAAATTCTGCAACAGCACAGCGACGAGCAAATTACGGGTCCGGGGCAGATTATCCGTTGCCGGCTCTCCCTGGTCCTGTCCAACGACATCACTGCGCCGCTTGCCATCAAGTCCTTTAAGAAGATGGGCGCTGCCGCCGTCTTTGACAAAGACAAGGTTGCCATTGTGGCCGACCATTTTACGCCCAACAAGGACATCGCCTCGGCCGAGCAGGTCAAGGTCTGCCGCGAATTCGCCAAGGAAATGGGCATCACCCATTACTTCGAGGGCGGCAACGTCGGCGTCGAACACGCCCTTTTGCCCGAACTCGGCCTGGTTGGCCCGGGCGACGTGATCATCGGCGCAGACTCCCACACCTGCACCTACGGCGGCCTTGGAGCCTTTGCCACCGGCATGGGTTCAACCGACATCGCCGCCGGCATGGCCCTTGGCGAAACCTGGTTCAAGGTGCCGCCCACTATCCAGGTCATCCTCACCGGCACGCTTCGCCAGTACGTCGGAGCCAAAGACCTCATGCTGGCCCTGATCGGAACCATCGGCGTGTCCGGCGCGCTCTATAAAGCCCTGGAATTCACCGGCGACCTCGCTGCGGCCCTGTCCGTCGAAGGCCGCATGACCATGTCCAACATGGCCATCGAAGCCGGCGGCAAAGTCGGCCTGTTCCCGGTGGACGCCAAGACCCTGGCCTACGCCGCGGCCCACGGCCGAACCGGCGACGTGGCCCTGAGCGCCGACCCCAATGCTGTCTACGAACGCACCGTCACCATCAATGCCGACGGCATGGAGCCGCAGATCGCCTGCCCGCACCTGCCCGACAACGTCAAACCCGTGTCCGCCGTGGCCGGACTGCCCATCGATCAGGCCGTCATCGGTTCCTGCACCAACGGCCGCATCGAAGATCTGCGCGAAGCCGCCGCCATCCTCAAAGGCAGAAAAGTGGCCGACTCCGTGCGCTGCATCGTCCTGCCCGCCACGCCCAATATCTGGCGTCAGGCCCTGGCCGAAGGACTCATCGCCACCTTCATGGACGCCAACTGCATCGTCGGCCCCGCCACCTGCGGCCCGTGCCTCGGCGGCCACATGGGCATCCTGGCCGGCGGCGAACGCGCCATCGCCACCACCAACCGCAACTTCAAAGGCCGCATGGGCAGCCTGGAAAGCGAAGTCTACCTCTCTGGCCCGGCCGCTGCCGCAGCGGCAGCAGTGGCAGGAGAGATTATCGATCCGCTGAAGGTGTAG
- the metF gene encoding methylenetetrahydrofolate reductase [NAD(P)H] produces MRIRELMEARRPFVSLEFFPPKEREAWEGFFGVVERLLPVRPLFVSVTYGAGGSTHAHTLEIVSRLKTAYGLEPMAHLTCVGASQDKIRGFLDALRAAGVDNVLALRGDPPKGQEHFVPDSEDFQHASDLVTFIRQEYPELCVGVAGYPECHPEAASPEADLEHLRAKLARGGNFVVTQLFFDNDKYFAFVDKARAAGITAPMVPGVLPVLSLGSIKRFASLCGASLPPAYMAELEAADAAGGAAAVAEVGIEYARNQARDLIARGAPGVHLYTLNKAEAVLSIVSGLEY; encoded by the coding sequence GTGCGAATCAGGGAGTTGATGGAGGCCAGGCGGCCGTTCGTGTCGTTGGAGTTCTTCCCGCCCAAAGAGCGGGAGGCCTGGGAAGGCTTTTTTGGCGTGGTGGAGCGGCTTTTGCCGGTGCGTCCGCTGTTTGTCTCGGTCACCTACGGGGCCGGCGGCAGCACCCATGCCCACACCCTGGAGATCGTCTCGCGCTTAAAGACGGCCTACGGCCTGGAACCCATGGCCCATCTGACCTGTGTCGGGGCCAGCCAGGACAAGATTCGCGGGTTTCTCGACGCCCTGCGCGCGGCCGGCGTGGACAACGTATTGGCTCTTCGCGGCGATCCGCCCAAGGGCCAGGAGCATTTTGTCCCGGATTCCGAGGATTTCCAGCACGCCTCCGATCTTGTGACCTTTATCCGCCAGGAGTATCCCGAGCTGTGCGTGGGTGTGGCCGGCTATCCCGAGTGCCACCCCGAGGCTGCCTCGCCCGAGGCCGACCTGGAGCATCTGCGCGCCAAGCTTGCGCGCGGCGGCAACTTCGTCGTCACCCAGCTTTTTTTCGACAACGACAAATATTTCGCCTTTGTGGACAAGGCCAGGGCGGCCGGCATCACCGCGCCCATGGTTCCGGGCGTGCTGCCGGTTTTGAGCCTGGGCAGCATCAAGCGTTTCGCCTCGCTTTGCGGCGCCAGTCTGCCGCCGGCCTATATGGCCGAGCTTGAGGCGGCCGACGCGGCCGGCGGGGCTGCCGCTGTGGCCGAGGTGGGCATCGAGTATGCCCGAAATCAGGCCCGGGATCTGATTGCCCGGGGCGCGCCGGGCGTCCATCTGTATACGCTTAACAAGGCCGAGGCCGTGCTCTCCATTGTCTCGGGCCTGGAGTACTAG